TTGTTACATTAGGTAAAATAATATCTGATATATTACGCTTAACTACAGTGATTTTAGTAACTATTGTTGCACTATTATAGAGTGTGTTTTCATTTGTTATAATTTTTAGAGTATATGTATTTGCACTTAGATTTGCTGTTGGTATAACTGTATTAAGAAGTCCATCTTTAATTGTTGTTGTTGCATATACTTTGTTATTTATCTTAATAGTAGCATCTACATCACCTTGTATTATATTTGAATATTTATCTTTAAGTTGTGCTACTATGGTCATATTAGTACATGATTTTATTGTAATATTATCCATCATGTCGTATATACTTGCTTTTCTATCATAATTTAGTGTTATATTAGTATTTTCCATTGGTTTAAGATATTCTACGTGTGATGTTATCTGGTTTTGATAAATTCCAAAGTATGTATACATATATACCTGGTTTGTTGTTTGATCTTTTGTTACTTCATTATAAGATCCATCTGTCATAAAGGTTACATTTTCTTCTAAATTAAGTTGTTCATTTATAATTGGTGAGTAGATGTAAAGTTGTGTTTTATTTCCTAATGATCCATAATTTATTGTAATGTTTGTATCATGTAAAATAAAGTTACATGTTGTATAAATTGTTATGTTACATTGATTGGTACTTTGATATTGTATGTTATTTGTGAAGTTAGAATATGTTATTTTAATAGATCCATTATTATATATTACTCCTCCCATATTTGCCAGGTTATCTGTGAAATTAGATGTTGTAATTGATACATTTCCACCCATGTTATATATGGTACTTCCATTAGTATTTAAATCAGTTTCAGTCATTCCACGACCTTTATTTTGTGTAAATGTAGAATTTAATATGGTTAAATTTGCTTTGTTATTATAGTTACATCCACCATTTTTTTGCACTATTAGATATGAAATTTGATCCTTGTATTGTAATGTTTGATCCTATATTATAGTTAACTCCTCCATAAAATGCATAGTTATCTTTTAAAGTTGAATTTATTAAGTTTAGTTGTGAATTCATATAATTATAGTTTATACCACCAAAACTTGCATTGTTATTTGTGAAGTTAGAATTTATAATATTAACTACACTTCTTTGTGTGTTATAGTTTATTGCACCATTATATGCTGTATTATTATTAAATCTAGAATTTTGAATTACAACATAAGCATTGTAATTTGATGTTATTGCACCATTTCCTCCATTAGGAGCTTGGTTATTTATAAAGTTACAATTATCTATAAACATATGTGAACGATTATTATATGCAATTGCACCATTTTGTGTTTGTTGTGATGTAAAATTGGAATTATAAATAAATGTTTCATTTAAGTTATAGACAATAGCTCCATATTTATCAGCTCGATTACGATTAAAATTTGATGTGTTTATCATGGTATTTGCCGTTTTTTCATTATAAATAACACCTCCCATGTTAGCTTTATTGTTTGTAAAGTTTGAGTTTGTTATTTGTAATATTGCTTTATTATAAACTACTCCACCAAATTTATATGCTGTGTTAGATAAAGCTGTTGAGTTTGTTATTGTTAGATTTCCACAGTTAAATATTGTTCCATTAGCAGTAATTGTATTTGTTCCAAGATTTGAATCTGTAATTGTCATATTACCATTATTATATATTATACCATTACTTGTTGCCTGATTTTGGTATAATGATATATTTTTTAATGTTACATTTCCATTATTATTTATTGCAGATCCATTTACAGCTTTTGTATATTGTATGTAAAAATTCATTAAATTAAGTGTATATCCACATGATACATTAATAAATTGACTTGTTTTTTGACCATTAATTACTACAAGATCTTTACCACCACATATTGTTAAGTTTTTAGCACTACTTGAATCACCCCAATTAATTGACTGGTTAATTGTATAATTTCCCTTATTTAATGTTATTGTAGGATTATCACAAGTTTTATTAGTTTTTATTGATTCAATAGTATTATAAAGTTCTGTATAGTTGTTTACTTCATAATTACTTTGTTTTTTAATAGTTTTATTCACAGATTTAGTATTTAATATATTTGAATTATTATTTCTATCAGTAATTGATGTTGTTATATGATTAACATTATTATCAGATAAAACATGTGAGGTATTATCATCTGTTGCTGAAATCACATTAACTGATATTAATAATAAAAATACTATTAAAGTTGTGAGTAAAAATTTGTTATTTTTATTTCTAAAAATATTTTTTTCCTCCCATAGAATTATAATTAAAAAAAAATGTTTAAAAAAATTAAAAAGTTTTCTTTTTGATAATTAAGTGTATATTTTTTTAAAAATATAAAACTATAAAAAAAGATTTGATATTACAATAAACTTATAAAATTTATCATATTTAAAAAATATCATCAGAAAATAACTAAAAAATAAAATCAAATAATAAAATAAACAGAGTATCTTTTTTAATAATTAATAATTTATATTATCCACATTAATTGTTATAAAACTAAATTAAGACTATAAATTTAGATTTATTTAAGTTAAAAAAAAATAGATTATTTTATATAAAAGGTGATGAGGAAAATATAAAACTTCTTTATAATAAGAAAGTTTTATTTTTAGGTGCTAAGAAAATGGAAAAAAATATCAAATAATACTTCATTAACTTTAAAGACACGTGTTTTTTACCTCTCTTTTTTTTAAATATGAACATATAACATCATAAGTTGTAGCATGTTTTTCTTTTTTTTAGAATTTTTTTTCAATTTATACGTGGAGTCATTAATTCTTAATTTTATAGAAGTGTTAATTATTTTTTATTTTATTTAAAACATACCAATTCCTATTATGTCAAAAAAAATATCAATTTAGAAGTATTCATCCTTTTTTATGAAAAGATATAACTTATAGCTATTAGTAATTCTTCATTTTTTTTTATTATTCTTTTTATTTAAAGTATTTAAGAAAAAAACTTTTATGATGTGATACAATATTGCAGTTTTTCTTTGAAAGTAAACTTAAAGTTATCTTTTTTTGAGAATCTATTTTTTTTTGAGCATCTTTTTTTTACACATGATTTTTTTTAATGATAACATCTACTAAACTAACGCTTAAACTCCCTTAATATTAAAAACGATCCTTTTTATCATTTTATTTTTTTCATTTTTTTTGATTATCAGTTTAATTATCTTTTGTATTTTAATGGCTAACAATAAGCACACCTTTATTTTATATAATTCCTATAAAATTTGTATTTGGTATAAAAAAAATAATATTATAACAACTAAAGGTGTGATTTTAAAATTCTTCTTCCATATAACTTATCTTTCTAATTAAATAAAAAAGATGATTACTTCCTCATTTCTACCATTAGCATTATCTCCAAATAAAAATAAAAAAAGGCAAGACAACCCTATTTTTTAAGCTAAATTGTACCATTTTAAATATTTTTATTCTCTCCCCTTTTTTTTAAAGAGTTTTTATTTTTTTTTTTCGACCATATTTTTATTTATACTATTTTTTTTTATGAAATTTAAAAAAAGATATAAATAACTCATCACCTGAAAAAAAAGGTTAACTTTTTTTGTTACAAGAAAAATAATACTTTTGAAAAAAATAATCTTCCAATATAAAATATAGAAGACTTATTCAAAAAATTTTCTTGTAGTTCATATATTTTAAAACATATTATATAAACCTTTTCAAGTAACGTATCATAGAAAATAAGCTCATTTAAGCGTTTAATCTAATGAATTTTTTAAAGAAAAATTTACTAAAAGATTAATCTTATAAAAAGCATGAAAAAAAGCAATTATGAAAGATCACCATATTCCATAAATACATTTTAAGTACTTAATTTTTTAGAATTATATTAGCTTTATTTAAGTATGTATAATATCTGTAATCTATCATGATTATTGACCATCAAGTAGTTTTTTTATTAAATTTTACATACAACTCTATTTTAAATTCCACATAATAACATTTAAAAACATGTGCTATATGTGTGTATGTAAATTATAGGAGGTCTAAAAATACCAATTATAACAGTGTTATATTTATTAACAACAAACCAACATCATAAGTAATAATAAAAATTTAAACCAACTTCTAAAATCATACTACAACACCTATATAACTATTTTAAAGTATACTCTAACATCAATATTAGTATTATAAAATACCTGAAAAATCATTATATACAAACAAATATCCAACATATATAAAAGATATATTTAAATTAAAAATAAAAACAACAAAATAGAATATAAGCAACTACTAATATACTATAAAATCTAAATTAAAATGAAATAAAATAAAGATTACAAAAAAAGATATGAAAAAAATGGTTAAGAAGAGTTTAAATCACACATTATCTGTTGTGCAATTAATTCAGAAAACTTAACAGGAACAGCATTACCAATCATTTTATACCCATCATTAACATTATCATAAATAAACTTAAAATCATCAGGAAAAAGTCTGAATTCTAGCACATTCACGAACAGAGAGTCTTCTATAATTATCACCACTAAATTCCCACTTATCCTTTTCTATTTTAATCATTGGATCTGATCCAGGAAATATAGGAGCTTGTCTACCACTTGCCTGAATTGTAAAACTTGGCT
Above is a genomic segment from Methanosphaera cuniculi containing:
- a CDS encoding DNA cytosine methyltransferase; amino-acid sequence: MNVLEFRLFPDDFKFIYDNVNDGYKMIGNAVPVKFSELIAQQIMCDLNSS